Proteins found in one Capra hircus breed San Clemente chromosome 20, ASM170441v1, whole genome shotgun sequence genomic segment:
- the SLC1A3 gene encoding excitatory amino acid transporter 1 isoform X2 yields MAALDSKASGKMGMRAVVYYMTTTIIAVVIGIIIVIIIHPGKGTKENMHREGKIVQVTAADAFLDLIRNMFPPNLVEACFKQFKTNYEKRSFKVPIQPNETLMGAVINNVSEAMETLTRITEELVPVPGSVNGVNALGLVVFSMCFGFVIGNMKEQGQALREFFDSLNEAIMRLVAVIMWYAPLGILFLIAGKIVEMEDMGVIGGQLAMYTVTVIVGLLIHAVIVLPLLYFLVTRKNPWVFIGGLLQALITALGTSSSSATLPITFKCLEENNGVDKRVTRFVLPVGATINMDGTALYEALAAIFIAQVNNLELNFGQIITISITATAASIGAAGIPQAGLVTMVIVLTSVGLPTDDITLIIAVDWFLDRLRTTTNVLGDSLGAGIVEHLSRHELKNRDVEMGNSVIEENEMKKPYQLISQESEIEKSMDSETKM; encoded by the exons ATGGCGGCCCTAGATAGTAAGGCATCAGGAAAGATGGGGATGCGAGCTGTAGTCTATTACATGACTACGACCATCATTGCCGTGGTGATTGGCATAATCATTGTTATCAtcatccatcctgggaagggcacaaaggaAAACATGCACAGAGAAGGCAAAATTGTACAAGTGACAGCTGCAGACGCCTTCCTGGACTTGATCAG gaATATGTTCCCTCCAAATCTGGTGGAAGCTTGCTTTAAACAG TTTAAAACCAACTATGAGAAGAGGAGCTTTAAAGTGCCCATCCAGCCCAATGAAACACTCATGGGCGCCGTGATAAACAATGTTTCAGAAGCCATGGAGACTCTGACGAGGATCACAGAAGAGTTAGTCCCAGTCCCAGGGTCTGTGAACGGGGTCAATGCCCTGGGACTAGTTGTCTTCTCCATGTGCTTCGGATTTGTGATTGGAAACATGAAGGAGCAGGGCCAGGCCCTGCGAGAGTTCTTTGATTCTCTCAACGAAGCCATCATGAGATTGGTAGCAGTGATCATGTG GTACGCCCCTCTGGGCATACTCTTCCTGATTGCAGGGAAAATTGTTGAGATGGAAGACATGGGAGTGATCGGGGGACAGCTGGCCATGTACACAGTGACAGTCATCGTGGGCTTGCTCATCCATGCCGTCATCGTCCTACCCCTCCTCTACTTCCTGGTAACTCGGAAAAACCCCTGGGTTTTTATCGGAGGGTTGCTGCAAGCGCTCATCACGGCTCTGGGAACTTCCTCCAG CTCCGCCACCCTACCCATCACCTTCAAGTGCCTGGAAGAGAACAATGGCGTGGACAAACGCGTTACCAGATTCGTGCTCCCGGTAGGGGCCACCATCAACATGGATGGGACCGCCCTCTATGAGGCCTTGGCTGCCATTTTCATTGCTCAAGTTAACAACTTAGAACTGAACTTTGGACAGATTATTACAATCAG CATCACAGCCACGGCTGCCAGTATCGGGGCAGCTGGGATTCCTCAGGCAGGCCTGGTCACCATGGTCATCGTGCTGACATCTGTGGGCCTGCCCACCGACGACATCACACTCATCATTGCAGTGGACTGGTTCCT GGACCGCCTTCGCACCACCACCAACGTGTTGGGAGACTCTCTGGGAGCCGGCATTGTTGAACACTTGTCACGACACGAACTGAAGAACCGGGACGTCGAAATGGGTAACTCAGTGATTGAAGAGAATGAAATGAAGAAACCATATCAGCTGATTTCCCAGGAAAGCGAAattgaaaaatccatggacagtgaGACCAAGATGTAG